Proteins from a genomic interval of Osmia bicornis bicornis chromosome 11, iOsmBic2.1, whole genome shotgun sequence:
- the LOC114878602 gene encoding acid phosphatase type 7, whose protein sequence is MAVIVGFVILSLISVTLCNVIYYQPEAVHLAYGDNIHDIVVTWSTRNDTEESIVEYGIGGLILTATGNSTLFIDGGDEKQKQYIHRVWLKNLTPNSKYLYHCGSKYGWSNVFYVKTAPKDSAEWSPQIVIFGDMGNENAQSLSRLQEEAQRGLYDAAIHVGDFAYDMDTDNAHVGDEFMKQIEGVAAYLPYMTVPGNHEEKYNFSNYRARFTMPGDSEGLWYSFNIGPVHFIAIETEAYYFMNYGIKQLVKQYQWLEKDLIEANMPKNRMQRPWIVTFGHRPMYCSNANADDCTNHQSLVRVGLPFLNWFGLEDLFFKYKVDLLLWAHEHSYERMWPMYNFKVQNGSYEEPYKNYKAPVHIVTGSAGCKEGREKFVPQRPEWSAYRSADYGYTRMKAYNLTHLYLEQVSDDKEGAVLDQVWLVKDDILPTYNLDYLANKI, encoded by the exons atgGCTGTGATCGTTGGATTCGTTATTTTATCGTTAATCTCTGTCACACTGTGCAACGTTATTTACTATCAACCTGAAGCTGTACATCTTGCCTATGGAG ACAATATTCATGATATTGTTGTGACATGGAGCACCAGAAACGATACAGAAGAATCAATCGTGGAATATGGAATAGGAGGATTAATTCTTACAGCGACAGGAAATTCCACTCTCTTTATTGATGGTGGAgatgaaaaacaaaaacaataCATCCATAGAGTATGGTTGAAAAATTTAACACCCAATAGTAAATACC TTTATCATTGTGGTAGTAAATATGGATGGTCAAATGTATTCTATGTAAAAACTGCTCCTAAAGACTCGGCAGAATGGTCTCCACAAATTGTTATATTCGGCGACATGGGTAACGAAAATGCTCAGAGTTTGTCAAGATTGCAGGAAGAAGCACAACGTGGACTATACGATGCAGCAATTCATGTAGGAGATTTTGCATATGATATGGACACTGATAATGCACACGTCGGTGATGAATTTATGAAACAAATAGAAGGTGTTGCTGCTTATTTACCTTATATGACAGTACCTGGTAATCATGAAGAAAAGTATAATTTTAGTAATTACAG AGCCCGTTTTACGATGCCTGGAGATAGCGAAGGGTTATGGtacagttttaatattggaCCTGTTCACTTTATAGCTATAGAAACTGAAGCTTATTACTTTATGAATTATGGTATAAAGCAACTTGTTAAACAGTACCAGTGGCTAGAAAAAGATTTAATAGAAGCAAATATGCCTAAGAATAG AATGCAACGACCATGGATAGTAACATTTggtcacagaccaatgtactgTAGTAATGCGAATGCTGATGATTGCACCAATCACCAAAGTCTTGTCAGAGTTGGATTACCGTTTTTAAATTGGTTCGGACTTGAAGATCTCTTTTTTAAGTATAAAGTAGATTTATTATTGTGGGCTCACGAACATAGTTATGAGCGTATGTGGCCCATGTACAATTTCAAG GTACAAAATGGTAGTTATGAGGAACCATATAAGAATTACAAGGCACCTGTACACATAGTAACTGGATCAGCAGGGTGTAAAGAAGGCAGAGAAAAGTTTGTTCCACAGAGACCGGAGTGGTCCGCGTATCGCAGTGCGGATTATGGATATACAAGAATGAAAGCATATAATTTGACTCATCTTTATCTCGAGCAG GTATCGGACGACAAGGAGGGTGCTGTTTTGGATCAAGTTTGGCTCGTAAAGGACGATATTTTGCCAACGTACAATTTAGATTACcttgcaaataaaatataa
- the LOC114878601 gene encoding RAC serine/threonine-protein kinase, whose translation MGDAAMNVAASGGGGQRVVKEGWLQKRGEHIKNWRSRYFVLMDDGTLVGFKAKPDQQMAASAQPLNNFTVRGCQIMSVDRPKPYTFVIRGLQWAAVIERTFHVETEQEREDWVAAIRYVAARLASEKQTQMQHSSSSEDVDMESSGVGRSDSCGSVGVVSSDADGGSIDELSAKFSVQGTSSSKSTGKKKVTLENFEFLKVLGKGTFGKVILCREKATGHLYAIKILRKEVIIRKDEVAHTLTENRVLRTTNHPFLISLKYSFQTADRLCFVMEYVNGGELFFHLRRSRVFGEDRTRFYGAEIISALGYLHSQGIIYRDLKLENLLLDKDGHIKIADFGLCKEDITYGRTTKTFCGTPEYLAPEVLEDNDYGRAVDWWGVGVVMYEMICGRLPFYNKDHEKLFTLIVMEEVRFPRTISNEAKDMLGGLLIKDPSKRLGGGPNDAKEIMDHAFFSSIDWSDLVQKKIPPPFKPQVTSDTDTRYFDSEFTGESVELTPPDQGFLGSGGGLNSIAEEQEHFPQFSYQESHSAATSSIVSINH comes from the exons ATGGGGGACGCAGCGATGAACGTCGCAGCGTCCGGTGGCGGCGGTCAGCGTGTCGTTAAAGAAGGCTGGCTGCAAAAACGCG GTGAACATATAAAAAACTGGAGGTCAAGGTATTTTGTTTTAATGGATGACGGTACACTGGTTGGCTTTAAAGCTAAACCGGATCAACAAATGGCAGCTTCTGCACAGCCGTTAAATAATTTCACAGTTCGCGGATGTCAGATCATGTCTGTAGATAGACCTAAACCTTATACTTTTGTAATAAGAGGTTTACAATGGGCAGCTGTAATAGAAAGAACCTTTCACGTAGAAACGGAACAAGAGAGAGAAGATTGGGTTGCAGCTATTAG GTACGTAGCTGCTAGACTGGCAAGCGAAAAACAAACCCAAATGCAACATTCGTCTTCATCGGAAGATGTCGATATGGAGTCTTCAGGAGTCGGTAGGTCAGATTCTTGCGGATCTGTTGGTGTAGTGTCTTCAGATGCGGATGGTGGTAGTATCGATGAATTATCCGCAAAGTTTAGTGTTCAAGGAACCTCGAGTAGTAAAAGTACAGGGAAGAAGAAAGTA acccttgaaaattttgaatttttgaaagtttTGGGGAAAGGTACGTTTGGAAAGGTGATACTTTGCAGAGAAAAAGCAACTGGACACTTATACgctataaaaatattaaggaAAGAAGTGATCATCCGTAAAGATGAAGTTGCGCACACGCTTACCGAAAATAGAGTATTGCGTACCACTAATCATCCGTTCCTAATT TCTTTAAAGTATAGTTTTCAAACAGCAGACAGGCTGTGTTTTGTAATGGAGTACGTAAATGGCGGGGAGTTATTCTTTCATTTAAGACGTTCGCGCGTGTTCGGCGAGGACCGTACTCGATTTTATGGCGCTGAAATAATTTCAGCATTAGGCTACCTTCATTCGCAGGGTATAATTTATCGTGATCTCAAACTAGAAAATCTTCTCTTAGATAAGGATGGACATATTAAAATAGCTGACTTTGGATTGTGTAAAGAAGATATAACGTACG GAAGGACGACGAAAACATTTTGTGGAACTCCCGAATACCTTGCGCCGGAAGTGCTCGAAGACAATGACTATGGAAGAGCAGTAGATTGGTGGGGTGTTGGTGTTGTTATGTACGAAATGATTTGTGGTCGATTACCTTTTTATAATAAGGATCACGAGAAGCTTTTCACGCTTATTGTAATGGAAGAAGTAAGATTCCCTAGAACGATCAGTAACGAAGCGAAAGATATGCTTGGTG GTTTACTTATAAAAGATCCAAGTAAAAGATTAGGTGGCGGACCTAACGATGCGAAAGAGATTATGGATCACGCATTCTTCTCGTCGATCGATTGGTCCGATCTTGTACAGAAAAAAATTCCTCCCCCTTTCAAACCTCAAGTTACTTCTGACACGGATACCCGATATTTTGATAGCGAATTTACGGGTGAAAGTGTTGAACTGACGCCGCCTGATCAGGGCTTCTTAGGGAGTGGAGGTGGTTTAAATTCGATAGCTGAAGAACAGGAACATTTTCCTCAGTTTTCGTATCAGGAAAGTCACTCAGCAGCAACTTCTTCCATTGTTTCTATTAATCACTGA